The stretch of DNA TTGATTACGGTTAGATTCCCTTCCCCTTCTATGTACAAGTCCTTCCTTAATCCATTCGTGTTGTAAAGCCTCCTCAGGAGTCAGTCGTATACTGGGGTCCCATCTATAACACAAATAGACGATCTTACATTGAGTTCTCTATATTTGTGCAAAAACTGTGTTAGTTTCTGTTTTGCACAGATTTACCAAAAATTTCATGCACTAGCTTGCAAACCAAAAGTGTAAATTGTAGGGTATATAATATGAAATGCTATTAAAGGAGTTCAAAAATTTATATGACATGAGCCTTTAAGTGAGTTccatattaaattatttaatgagtttaataaatttcatattaagtaGTCACAAGTATTAGATTCTGTTTATCATATAAGTACCAGACCTTACATTTTGATTACGGTATCATTATTATCAGTGACATTACAATAGTGATAAGACACATGTGTCTTGTGATATCTATAACATGGCTGTATGATGTGGCTTAATGGGCCACTTACTGTATTTGATCCGATAAGCGCCATGTcactataagcgcccctcccccctTTTGAGGTCTCAGTTTCAATTGCTCAAGACATAAGACCAAGACTATCAAAACTGTAtgggtttgcaataatttcgtcttattaagcatatttttattttttcaatttttaaaatgatctGGGCACTTATTGAGTCGAATATGGTACGTAATTAATATCAATTCATATTTACACGTCCTTTTTTGGCAATCTTGCTATTAAACAATCctcaatatatgttattttactaGCAATCTTTCTCAAGCCATTTTAACAAAGAACAAATTTGTAAAGAGtgtttacatgatgtaatgacTTACTCGAGACATCGTCGGATGAAGTCGAGGAAGTTAGCGTCGCTCGTTTTGACAGCCTGCTGTAGATCCTTAGATCCCACACGTCGTTTCTTACCCTTACTGTTGGTGATGCACCGTGGATTGCACTTAGAGTCTACAACAGGGAATTGGTGTCAAAACTGTAACTCATAGCTACAACATCATCAAATAATATTGTACTTCATGTATAACTTCTTAATAAGAttgtttataataaaacataaatgtattttccaATTTGAAACTAAGTTGAAACTAAATTACAAATTAAGGCTAGATTATGGGTATCTAAGAAAAATCCATAGCCATTTTTCGTTTTGTCCAGTGTTATACTTCCCTGaaagatttaattaaatattgttgGCCATAGCACCATCAATAGATTAAATTCTCTGGAAAGTTTTATTCTTATGGTGGTTTACTtaaaaaggggagataatttttgGCATTTAAGGTGAGGTAAGTTCGAATTTCCAGAAAGTCATCTAAGTGTGAATATCTTGCACTAAATGATcgataaaacagtttgattttTTCAATTGACAATTTAACATTAAggaatttctttaaaataataaatgattttgaaaCCATGCCCAATGGCCAGATGTTTTGCTATCATTGATAACAAACACAAAAgtataaaacaagaaatatctgCTTAATATTTTAGACTTcaactttatatatatgtgatgtaCCAAAGAAAAGTCTCCTCCTGGTAGCCTGGTCTAGAACTTGTGAGGGAGGTAAACCTAACACCTCCATTATACAGGCGAGTTGTTCCACCTCGTTTTCCCCTGGGAAGAGTGGATAGCCTGTGTAAAGTTCTGCCAGGATACAGCCAAAGCTCCACATATCTATAGGCATGGAGTAGGGGTAGCCCAGGATCACCTCCGGCGACCGGTAAAATCTACTCTGGATGTATGTGTAAACtgtagcaaaaaaaaaatataaaaaaaaatttcaaaataatataaaagtttaaaataaacaGTTAACACTAttatttcaaagattttttaaGGCAAAACTGTatacataaacattttttttaaatgtatctatttataattgtgtatGATGCTCCATAATCTGTATGGCAACTTTCAAAAGCAACATTATTACATGAACATTCCTGTTGTAGCATATTTTTTCAATCAATTCGATTTCAAATGCAAACTCCCTAGTGTTAAACAATTCTGAACAACATTTTTCAACCTTTCTAAGTCTGAAAATTATGAATCATATTATAATTTGttagaaatacatttttatactgACCTCTTTGATGTTCATAACAACTTGACCCAAAATCTATGACCTTTATTGAGCTTTGACCTCTCTGccgtaataaaatattttcctgTGAAAAGATTAAGGACATTTTGTTACATAAGAGTTCCTGTGGAAGTGAAACATCAATAAATAGCAACAGATCACAGAGACAACAGCAGAAAGAACTATATTCAATGCAAATGAATTCATCAGTAGATGATGTTTAGTTTGGTTTATTAGCTTATTAACAGCAAAGGTCATtcaaggacagcctcccatacatacaatgtgttgtggtgtgtgaatgtttgtatgttaaGGGGAGCTGCAGTATATCCATggtgtgtctccttgtgatagggGAGCTGCAGTATATCCATggtgtgtctccttgtgatacgGGAGCTGCAGTATATCCATggtgtgtctccttgtgatagggGAGCTGCAGTATATCCATggtgtgtctccttgtgatagggGAGCTGCAGTATATCCATggtgtgtctccttgtgatagtggagCTCTTGCCCTCATGCCTCAGAAGACACTGAACAAGTACATCCCATCTGGTCACAGTGTACTGACAAAGGCAAACCAGTGATCCTACTCCCTTGATGCTGAGTGCTAAACAGAAGCTGAAGAGAATGAAAAACAATAACGAGTTGTGAAGTGACTTACTGGTTTTAAATCACAGTGGATTATTCGGTCCCGCTGCAGTAGTTTGAGACATTGTAGTAGGGAGAAGGCAAAGCGGCGTATCAGGGCTATACTGAATCCTTGGAAGTTATTCTTCTTTATCAGCTCATACAGGTTCATCCTGGCAAGGAATcaggaaaaaaatacataaaataattgcATGAAATACCGAATAGCTGGTTTTCTTCACAGGAATATTTTTTTGCACTTTCGAGGGACAGAGCTATGATTGTGAAAAATTCATCCACAAAAATGTTAAGAAATGTTGGACTTTTACAGACCTAGAAAGTCAgaatgtaaacatttaaaacctctgaaatttaattttcttgttttttgcTAAAAGGATGAAAAATTTTACCTGCATATATAACTGGTTTTAAGATAGTCCATCATTTTactttcaaaagaaatttgtgGGAAATCTGGTTCATTTGACAAACACACATGATTCTCTATGACAACTAATGCAATGTTGAGCTTTGAATCACAATTTCTGATTGGTTGTTGGACTGGGTACTCAGCCTATTAGTAACTCTGTTATATATTATgaccttattttttttataggTTGATCAGGATATGAGAATACATTCATTGAGGCATGCTCACCACCAGGTACGACTTACCCCATGAGTTCGAATGTGATACACAGGTGGTTACGGAAACAGAAGTATTCACCCATGTGTATTATATTAAACTGATTGTCCTTGTCTTTACGTCGTAGTGCATCAAGGATCTTTACTTCTACCAAGGCTTGGTGATGGAACCTGATAATGGGGAGTAAACGATTAGGAATGCATTGTTTAACAAATTATTGAAGAGTTTATGTTAGAACAAAGACCATCATCTTTGTGTTAAAGGCAggaaattataaatgttaaagTGAAGAGTACCAAactatttttatattgaatcTTAGCATTTGATATGGAGCTGATCTCCTTAACTTAGAATATTTCACATACAATAAATATTCCATCCTGGGCAATGCAATCGATTTAATTGATTAACCTTATtaacaaaacatcaacatgtatttgaaaacaagcaaattcgtggaatttccatcacccgctttcaggacatattgtaggtaaacattattgaggttaggtttagcCTTGGTTGAAACACcttggccaagcccttaaggcatttgaccttgttaccaagtttgaagaaattcGGTTAAGATTTATTAAAGTTATTGCAGGGAAATTgcaaaaaatgactttttttttattaaatcaaagggccataactctgctaaatagGGTCTGTCGtaagtggcgatcgaacttggctgaGCCCTTAAGACAttcaactttgttaccaagattgaagaaaatcggttaatatttattacagttattgtatggaagtggcagaaaatgacttcttttttattaaatcaaagggccataactctgctaattaagatctgccaaaagtggcgatcgaacttggctaagcccttaaggcatttaagtttgttaccaaGTTTCAACAATATtggttttaacatttgttagttattacacagaaactgcagaaaaatgacatttgtagtaaagaaagggccataactcttaTAAATAACATCTGCTGAAAaagttgatcgaacctggccaggcacttaaggcattcaaccttgttaccaagtttgaagaaaatcggtttacatttgttacacttaatGCACAGAAATGGcggaaaatgatgtttttagtaACTCTtataaataacatccgctgaaaaagttgatcgaacctggccaggcacttaaggcattcaaccttgttaccaagtttgaagaaaatcggtttacatttgttacacttaatGCACAGAAATGGcggaaaatgatgtttttagtaattcaaagggccataactctgctaaatatGGTCCATCGACAGCTGCGATCAAACTTGGCCGTGCCCTTGAGGTATTTAatcttgtcaccaagtttgaagaaaattggtttacatctcttacagttattgcacggaaatgaaGCGctacggacagacggacagacagacagacggacaaacccaaatgaatatcccccgtttcggagaaagcgggggataattagaaatttaacaaattaaagTAATTTTTTCATATAACCAAATTGATAAGTTGAGTTTTTAAAAACCTTACGCAACACTGAAACATAATGCAAAATCGAAATAAACATGTTAGTAGTGCATTCATCAATTATAATTAGTGAAATAATCACCATATCGTTGTTCAATCATTCATGCTGTATTAGTATATATAATAGAATGTGAGCTAGAACATATGGTGAATcctaattttaacatttaatattcaaCTCAAATCTTCccatttgaaaataatttcaagatGATATATGGaaatttcattaaatcataatttttattttttactctttAATCTGCCTTTACTGTGTTATTCTGTTTACAACATCTACAAATTAATTGCAATATGTGCATGTATCTCTATCAAAATAAACCCCGAAATAAAGGAATATTTAGTTCTTTCAATTAGCAGTTAATACAACAGTTAACAAAACCACACTACAAACCTTTTCTTGTTTCGTATGATTTTGATTGCAACCATTTGATCAGTTTTGTGGTCATAACACTTGACCACTTGACCAAATGACCCCTTGCCCAGGACTTCCAGGATCTCATAGCGATACACCATATGGTCATGCATGACCTTCAAAACAAGCGCAAAAACAGCAAGGTCATAACTATAGAAAAGCATGAATaggaaggtcaaggtcatatagaTAGGCAAGCATATACTGGAAAAAGCTATGTGCAAGTGGTAATCAAAATTTCAGAAATGTTAGCTCATGTTCTGTCATAATATATCCTCAAGATTGCTGAAGGCATTAAAAATCATGACACATTTGCAGTAGTGTCCAAGATTAAAGATATTtcaaggtattttttttttattctttttcgtTTTCGAGACTGTCAAGCTGTAATTTGAAGTTGAATCTATTAATGTTGAAAATTAACTTGACATATTAcatgataataaacaataaacaaagtgTAGATCATTTGCAAGGGTGTTGCAAATTTTGTATATTCTATGTAGAAGCTGAATCAgcctttttctgtttttttctcCTTCTAAATATTCCTTCAGTTTTTTTCAACAGgttaatttaaatgaaataaatgaaagttTGACATAAGCAGTAACACACAGTGCTTTCAGAACTTTGATTTATATGAGGCTATCTTACAAACTCCTTTACAATACTTTCAGTAATTTGATTTGTAATAAGATTTGCTACAAGTAATACCTATTGCTGAATGTGTTAAAATTTAACCACGAAATATATCTTCGAAGTATGTTGTAAACTCAAGGATCTAGGAAATCTATAAAatcaacaatatatttattactatacatgtactgtcattAGATCAACTTAACTTCATTGATACCCATATAGACATACAATACATGCAATCACAAGTAACTACTTCTATGAGCTAGCAGTAACACAAATATCTTAGATCTCTATGACAAATAATGATTTCCACAAGCTTTGCAGGAAAGATATAGCATAAATCTCTATGGGCAGAATCTTCCACGCATCAGCAAGCAAAACAATTCCTTATTAATTAAGgtcttcaaaacaaaaataatttctatCCATTTGCTATAACTCAAATTTTGAGATATCTTCAATTAGCATATGATTTTCATTAGCTAGCAGCAAATGCACATATCTCAAGATCTCTATAGGTCATGGGTAAATTCTATCAGTAATGTCTATATCTCTACAAGTAAAAATTGAGCTCCAACAGCAAGAGCAGTAGTATTTTGATATTGCTACAGAAAGAAAGTAAAATCCCTTTAACATGAGGAACTTGAGGTATAACTAGTGTAGAAGATGGACTTCATGATCAGTAGGCTAATATTCATTTTGAAGATATCAGAAGCTGACATTTATCAGCTTGAAGTAACACTCAAGACACATACGATATCTACAGAAGGTGAACTCCATCTGCTAGCAGAAACAACTATATCTTAAGACTTCTAGAGgcaatatatgaaatatataagcTGAATcatattttaagatatttacatgtatacagctaAAGTTTAAAAATTACACTATGCATCTCACTAGCTCGAAATAACCATTTTTTATATCTATACCTGAAACAACTATTTCTTAAGATTTCAAGAGGCAAAATATGAAATCTATAAGCTGACTcatattttaagatatttacatgtatacagctaATGTTTAAGAATTACACTTTGTACCTCACTAGCTCGAAATAACCATTTTTTATATCTATACCCTAAACAACTAGAAGAAGTGAAGAGATTTACGTGCCGTCACACTATCGTTTCTGGGCACCCGTGAAACAACTATTTCTTAAGATTTCAAGTGGCAAAATATGAAATCTATAAGCTGACTCATATTTTAAGACATGTACAGCTGATGTTTAAGAATTACACTATGCACCTCACTAGCTAGAAATTAccctgtttttatatttatatctatctGAAGCTTcacatttcaatatatttatttcctGACAGAAAATCATTTAATGATTCTGAAAAATTCAAAAGCAACACTCATTAAATATAAAGACAGAAGATGATTTTTGTTACAAATCTTAagatatatgatataaacatgACTTGCGTATCGTTGAAAAGCAGAATGTCACTCTCTACTACGAGTTTCTACATCACTACTTGTAAATGCGATCTTGGAGGATGCAGCAAGCACGAGGAGCGAGGAGTAAATATAATACATCTAGTCTAATGTTACCTCTTTTTATTTCTGATAAGTTTGATTGCAACCTCGGTACCAATTTTGTGATCAATCGCCTTGATCACCTGACCAAATGATCCTTTTCCAAGAACTTCCAAAATTTCATAACGGAATGCAAGATGGTCGTTAACAAGCTAAAAATAGATTTGTAAATAAGACTATTGTCCTAAACAAGCTGTTACTCTAAAAGTATCCTCTGTATATGTGTAGAAAACCTATATATAACTCTTTTTTAAGAGGTATTGtattatctataaatgaaaattaacttttCTGAATGATTCTTTACTCTTGAGCTGTCTTTAAAGACATGTAAATTATTTCATAGGCTGGATTGCGTCTTGAATAACTTCAAAAACATTTCCAGATCCAAAGGTAATATgattaaattaaagaaaatgttggTACAACTTTGTACTAAAATAACATAACATGAAAGTACCTTGATGTAAGAACCATTCTCATCATCATATCCGTTATTTTGTGCACCACCCGGAACGCCCTCTATCTTCTTCGCTTCCAATCCCAGGAACCATATTTCAGGGTAGTCGAGGATTTCTGTCTGTTCAAAGGCCGTTAGCTTGTTCCTGTACAGCTTTAGGGCCTCTGTGTAACCAAGATCATCATAGTGTAATAAAACACATATTTAACAACTCTGCTTACAAAATCCCCAAACACACTTACATGATTCATAACATCAAGCAAAATATAAAGCAAATTCAATAAGTTCTTATCAGAAATTCCATTCGTTATCATGATCAATAATGTTCCCAAACAAAAGAGAAGCTTTTTGCAACTGCCTTATGGTCTTGATGTCACCAATGTTTCTATTCGTATTGAGAACTTATTTAGGATCTGAATAAAGTGTTTAAGCGTTGTAAGTATTATTAATGAAGCTAATGATTATCATTTCTTTAGGATAACTTGTCTTCCATTTCATTTAAGAGTCTCGGTAAAAATGTATCTTTAATTTTAATCTAGATATTTTTCCTGATTGTTTCGCTTTCAAGCAAACCAGGACATACCCGAAGGAGACATAGGAAGCTTGTTGCCATATTGATCGCGTTTCGTGCGATCGGGCGTGGCGGTGGTGGAGAAGGAGTTTTGCCGCGTGACTGATTCGGGTTGCGACTTGTTTAGCTGTGGCAATGTATTGGAATCGTTTTCATGGTGACCATGTTTGTGGTGGCTATGATGATGATCCTTCTGATGGCTAAGATGAGGCAGTGTGGTAGGTGCTACGGTAGCTACTAACTTACCACCCTGAAGCAAAgagaaacacatatatattatctatattCTGACAATACTAATCAAAGATGAGGCAGTGTGGTAGGTGCTACGGTAGCTACTAACTTACCACCCTGAAGCAAAGAGAAACACATATAGCTACTAACTTACCACCCTGAAGCAAAgagaaacacatatatattatctatattCTGACAATACTAATCAAAGATGAGGCAGTGTGGTAGGTGCTACGGTAGCTACTAACTTACCACCCTGAAGCAAAgagaaacacatatatattatctatattCTGACAATACTAATCAAAGATGAGGCAGTGTGGTAGGTGCTACGGTAGCTACTAACTTACCACCCTGAAGCAAAgagaaacacatatatattatcTGTATTCCGACAATactaattaatcaaacataatAAAGTAGTATTTAAAGTGGCAACACTCAAACATAAAATACCTTTGTTTTATAATCAGTGTTTATGGCAATAAGATTTAATATTTTAGAAAGACAAAATAACTATAAACAGGCTTCTCAAACATGCACAAATGCATGTTATAAGAAATCAGAATACCTGTATGACCTCTACCTTTCCATGGACCATTCCTGATCAGTTTGACTTCTGATCTATTAACagtctttttgtttttttgactTCTTCCtaagtactttcagtactttgactTAAATGATTCTATAACTCCATCGTCAGTACTTTTAATTCTTTGACTTCATAGCTCCTCAAGAACTGATATAGCTGTGTAGCTCCTAATAGCTGCATGAACCCAGATCCTAGAGATAGTTTGTGTCTGCAGCCACTGTTCTGTATATATCCCAACCTAAGTGACTCCTGACCTATATGTGACCCTTGACCTATATGTGACCCCTGACCTGTATTTACCTCCTGGTGGATGACTCCTGCCTTGTGTTTTGAGGATGCCTTGTGTCCTGACCCACTGTTGTGTGACCCCCTGACCTATGTATGACCCCTGACCTGTACTTACCTCCTGGTGGATGACTCCGGCCTTGTGTTTTGAGGAGGCCTTGTGCCCCGACCCACTGACTTGCGACTGGTACTTGCTCTCCCCTGCATTTAGCCTATTGGTGCGCTGTAAATTAGCATGCTGTGGGCTCTGTAATGATACAAAATCAGAAATCAGTCAAAGAGGCAATTATAGATAAATCCTGTAAAATAATGTTACCGTATtggacccaataagcgcccatgtccctataagcgccctcccactttttgaggcctcgatttcaattgtccacgcataaataaagaccaaaactgcAAAATACtgtctagatttgcaataatttcgtcttattttttgggtcgaatacggtaagtgTGTACACAATAGCTTAAACAAGcaatcatatatcattttttgatgaacatttaaagataaaaatatgaatttgtaAATTTCTGTAGCTCTGTTAATGGTATAAATAACCTCCAAGATTTTATAGGTATTTTGGGTAAGATTGTTTCATTCACTTCATAACAGAAATATATAGCCATGAAATTTTTGCAGCAAAAAAGTGAAATATGTGGTAATACATGAGCTAAAATTTACATATTCATTATTCATCAGAATAATAAGTAATTTGGGTTATCTTTCCTTTCACCACGTATGATTTCATTTTTCCATTATTATAACCATAAgtgagagttatctcccctataaCCCCAGTAAACATATCATAaaactggccaccagaccctaagctgatgataaaactttctcagcagttttttactagattatctcccccttgtTTGAAACttcaggcatgtagtagagacaaaaataatcaagtcaaatttaagtggttttttttatattccagAGCCTGGTGGCCAGTCTTATTCTaagttacatgtacaaaatCTAATTAGCAGATTTCTAGCAATGTCTTAtaataagtttgtttaaaagaaataaaagttgaaaaaatgGAAGGAAACATAAGCTCTTTACATAAAGATTGAAGTGTTCCCTGTGTTCACTGAAAgagtttcattttcaaatagaTCCATCAATATAACAAGAGGTACTTGCAATAAAAATCTTTTGGCTAAAAAGCACTAAAAACGCACATGTATACAAATTGTCTAAATCCCTTACAGCACATGTACTCCAATTACAATCTCTAAAAGGCTGTACATGATTATCTCATTAAGATTTTTCAGACATGCAAAACACACCTGATGTAATTGTACCTTTGACATGGAGCCAAGGCTATCCTCACCCAGACTTTGAAAGCTCCTGCCACATTTACTGCAGACAGGAGATTGTAGTGGTGGTGACTTAGGAGTACATGATCTGTACTCTAAAGTGTTCCCATAAAACTGTTGTTTAGTGGGTGATTTCAATACTTTATAATTGTCATGGATGTTTTGGGAGGGTTTTCTTACAAAGTTTTGTTTCCGTGGTAATGTTGCTGCATTGGCATTAACAAGCAGACAGTCTGTTTTGTTCCAATAGGAATTGCCCAAATATTCTCCACTTCTATTAACATGGGAGCTCATTGGCCTTTGACCTTTACAGGTTGTGCTTAGACCGACAAGTCTATGATGACCTGAGTTAGGACTGTCACTGTAAATAACCTTTGCCTGACTGTCATTACTTGGTACACGGTTCTGATGGTGACATTTTGAGATATTTTGCTGGAAGTTGATTTTCTCATCCTCCGGCTCACGGAGATGGTGTAGGGACATCCCAGAGTGACCGTGTATATGACGGTGGCACACATTTTCAGGGCAATGAATACAGACCAGTGGAGGTATCAGTTCTGTTTCAGGGCTGGGCTCCTGGTACTGCTGGGTGTATAACTCTTGGTACTGTTGAGTATGGAACTCTTGTTGGTGGTGAGGTGTGGATTGTGATGCCTGCTGATGGAAACACAATGTGGATTGGCAGGATGAATCAACAGGAAACACTATCTTCTCTGGAGTACAGGACGAGAAACTCTCTTTAAATGTCTCCTGATCACTAAAGCATTCAGACTCTGTAGAAGTGTGTCTTTGCCGACTATGGAGATCACAACTTATGCTGGGGTTTGGGCTGCAGCTATCCGTCCACTGGAAGACGTTCTCATCTACTAGTTCCTCAGAGCACCTCAGTTGACAGGAGGTATCATAGCCAGAGTCTATGGAACTGTTGGTTTGGTAAAAAGACGATAACCTTTGATATCTGTGTTCACTGTTTGTATTGCCTATTTCTGGTTTCACCCCATACCAAGCCTCATTGTTAGTACTGTACTTGCCTTTATTTGAATTCCATCCAAATTTTCTATCATTGTAGGAAGTATCATTTCTCCAAGTCATCCTCGTCTTAGAACGATCAGGTCCATCCCTAATAGTTATCGCCTTACTGTTTCCATGGCTAATTGTATCAGAAGCCTGTGAACCACATCCTGTGTTAGTGTGAGTGTAGTAGTCGGTGTTGTCATCATTAACTCTCTGACAAAGATCACCAGACTTTGTATGAATCTGTGGTGTAGATGGAGTGTCGTACTTACTATTACAAACTACAACAGGTCTCACCAGAGAAGATCTGTGAATATTGTCTGTAGCACACAATAGAGCCCTCCTTCTCTGTACCATAGGTGAAGCCACTTTGTTCCCAATACTTGTAACTCTCTGAGACTTTCTGTACATGGCTTCATTACCTGTGTTGTCCACTGGTCGGATACATTTGTAGATATTACTATTTTCATGTTTCTCGTCCCTATAAACATGACAGTCATCGTTTCTCCAGATTCGTTCTCCCACAGACACTGAACCCTCCTTGTTGTCATTGTATGAATCGGACGGTG from Argopecten irradians isolate NY chromosome 15, Ai_NY, whole genome shotgun sequence encodes:
- the LOC138309494 gene encoding uncharacterized protein isoform X2 produces the protein MDLQGYRGELETSRPRVSMRLFRHQQHKRYGQKDNESLNSSRETLQSDKSISQQNHEKFTEFKNRNLKNAVKTPSHERLVSQYLVFIEHKSSHSSKIDRSDSDRNNDANLPKKETDKKMKISSKNVQGHGSVNQNCFDFAFKRENKTKRFLGKLLKYSCTSQNHKDINSKTTKQGLTKSKGKKKNKCPEGQEKYDSDLGGFDLRREPEGQDLWSVVSPESYGSDHSSLGEKVGGQTEKSPQEHNSYCSDKIDLVKVRKDQMAKVNHPDCVIKRKSDNIQNNRNISHLEMSSDWHLNSNTIQDIRNHHDAESKVRYRTEKCEDGNFNPYVERRLYRDTCPLRGSPSDSYNDNKEGSVSVGERIWRNDDCHVYRDEKHENSNIYKCIRPVDNTGNEAMYRKSQRVTSIGNKVASPMVQRRRALLCATDNIHRSSLVRPVVVCNSKYDTPSTPQIHTKSGDLCQRVNDDNTDYYTHTNTGCGSQASDTISHGNSKAITIRDGPDRSKTRMTWRNDTSYNDRKFGWNSNKGKYSTNNEAWYGVKPEIGNTNSEHRYQRLSSFYQTNSSIDSGYDTSCQLRCSEELVDENVFQWTDSCSPNPSISCDLHSRQRHTSTESECFSDQETFKESFSSCTPEKIVFPVDSSCQSTLCFHQQASQSTPHHQQEFHTQQYQELYTQQYQEPSPETELIPPLVCIHCPENVCHRHIHGHSGMSLHHLREPEDEKINFQQNISKCHHQNRVPSNDSQAKVIYSDSPNSGHHRLVGLSTTCKGQRPMSSHVNRSGEYLGNSYWNKTDCLLVNANAATLPRKQNFVRKPSQNIHDNYKVLKSPTKQQFYGNTLEYRSCTPKSPPLQSPVCSKCGRSFQSLGEDSLGSMSKVQLHQSPQHANLQRTNRLNAGESKYQSQVSGSGHKASSKHKAGVIHQEGGKLVATVAPTTLPHLSHQKDHHHSHHKHGHHENDSNTLPQLNKSQPESVTRQNSFSTTATPDRTKRDQYGNKLPMSPSEALKLYRNKLTAFEQTEILDYPEIWFLGLEAKKIEGVPGGAQNNGYDDENGSYIKVMHDHMVYRYEILEVLGKGSFGQVVKCYDHKTDQMVAIKIIRNKKRFHHQALVEVKILDALRRKDKDNQFNIIHMGEYFCFRNHLCITFELMGMNLYELIKKNNFQGFSIALIRRFAFSLLQCLKLLQRDRIIHCDLKPENILLRQRGQSSIKVIDFGSSCYEHQRVYTYIQSRFYRSPEVILGYPYSMPIDMWSFGCILAELYTGYPLFPGENEVEQLACIMEVLGLPPSQVLDQATRRRLFFDSKCNPRCITNSKGKKRRVGSKDLQQAVKTSDANFLDFIRRCLEWDPSIRLTPEEALQHEWIKEGLVHRRGRESNRNQKSTHRTSPAVSESTNASEAYKPDPYKVPAQPPVKERQKSGENWKVNLKERKSAKVRERVPPVGASAEQKHDEVARGPNYFTAPSAKSVTRSARKPPIPTTTTSDTDTGGQVVTEEVVKLNLNQQLQKQDSGLADDSSSNKFLPPIGK
- the LOC138309494 gene encoding uncharacterized protein isoform X3, whose translation is MDLQGYRGELETSRPRVSMRLFRHQQHKRYGQKDNESLNSSRETLQSDKSISQQNHEKFTEFKNRNLKNAVKTPSHERLVSQYLVFIEHKSSHSSKIDRSDSDRNNDANLPKKETDKKMKISSKNVQGHGSVNQNCFDFAFKRENKTKRFLGKLLKYSCTSQNHKDINSKTTKQGLTKSKGKKKNKCPEGQEKYDSDLGGFDLRREPEGQDLWSVVSPESYGSDHSSLGEKVGGQTEKSPQEHNSYCSDKIDLVKVRKDQMAKVNHPDCVIKRKSDNIQNNRNISHLEMSSDWHLNSNTIQDIRNHHDAESKVRYRTEKCEDGNFNPYVERRLYRDTCPLRGSPSDSYNDNKEGSVSVGERIWRNDDCHVYRDEKHENSNIYKCIRPVDNTGNEAMYRKSQRVTSIGNKVASPMVQRRRALLCATDNIHRSSLVRPVVVCNSKYDTPSTPQIHTKSGDLCQRVNDDNTDYYTHTNTGCGSQASDTISHGNSKAITIRDGPDRSKTRMTWRNDTSYNDRKFGWNSNKGKYSTNNEAWYGVKPEIGNTNSEHRYQRLSSFYQTNSSIDSGYDTSCQLRCSEELVDENVFQWTDSCSPNPSISCDLHSRQRHTSTESECFSDQETFKESFSSCTPEKIVFPVDSSCQSTLCFHQQASQSTPHHQQEFHTQQYQELYTQQYQEPSPETELIPPLVCIHCPENVCHRHIHGHSGMSLHHLREPEDEKINFQQNISKCHHQNRVPSNDSQAKVIYSDSPNSGHHRLVGLSTTCKGQRPMSSHVNRSGEYLGNSYWNKTDCLLVNANAATLPRKQNFVRKPSQNIHDNYKVLKSPTKQQFYGNTLEYRSCTPKSPPLQSPVCSKCGRSFQSLGEDSLGSMSKVQLHQSPQHANLQRTNRLNAGESKYQSQVSGSGHKASSKHKAGVIHQEGGKLVATVAPTTLPHLSHQKDHHHSHHKHGHHENDSNTLPQLNKSQPESVTRQNSFSTTATPDRTKRDQYGNKLPMSPSEALKLYRNKLTAFEQTEILDYPEIWFLGLEAKKIEGVPGGAQNNGYDDENGSYIKVMHDHMVYRYEILEVLGKGSFGQVVKCYDHKTDQMVAIKIIRNKKRFHHQALVEVKILDALRRKDKDNQFNIIHMGEYFCFRNHLCITFELMGMNLYELIKKNNFQGFSIALIRRFAFSLLQCLKLLQRDRIIHCDLKPENILLRQRGQSSIKVIDFGSSCYEHQRVYTYIQSRFYRSPEVILGYPYSMPIDMWSFGCILAELYTGYPLFPGENEVEQLACIMEVLGLPPSQVLDQATRRRLFFDSKCNPRCITNSKGKKRRVGSKDLQQAVKTSDANFLDFIRRCLEWDPSIRLTPEEALQHEWIKEGLVHRRGRESNRNQKSTHRTSPAVSESTNASEAYKPDPYKVPAQPPVKERQKSGENWKVNLKERKSAKVRERVPPVGASAEQKHDEVARAPSAKSVTRSARKPPIPTTTTSDTDTGGQVVTEEVVKLNLNQQLQKQDSGLADDSSSNKFLPPIGK